In the Chlorobium limicola DSM 245 genome, one interval contains:
- the recG gene encoding ATP-dependent DNA helicase RecG has translation MAVLSSLTTLKGVGPKRATILEQAGIATPENLFDYFPRRYLDRRTIRRIGELRAGEAVTVVGTVLQARLEGTQPGRMRFKVVLADGTGSIELTWFKGVRYFASSVAPGDALAVNGKVGVFGRQMQMQHPDFEHLSRTSVHENQEGGSDYELFHTGRIIPLYPVSAAMKQGGLHSRQLRTIIAGAFERFPPGRDENLTPGIIREYGLLPLAEAYREMHFPSSPEKLEEARTRMKWTELFYTQLLFALKHAHLERNHSAPCFTHSGEVTRRFYAGLPFALTDAQKQVIREIYRDLKRARPMNRLLQGDVGSGKTMVAMFSMALAADNGLQSAFMAPTEILAVQHFLSLKRSLHPLGIDVALLAGRQRKKEREAALSGLADGSLTVAVGTHAMIEKGVSFSRLGLVIIDEQHRFGVLQRKALQDKAASPHVLLMTATPIPRTLTMAGFGDLDVSVIDAMPAGRVPIRTQLVSEHSKNRVYELLRREVASGRQAYIVYPLVEESEKIDLRAAVESYGELAATTLGDLRLGLIHGQMTPEEKESAMDRFRAGEIDVLVGTTVIEVGVDVPNATVMVIEHAERFGLAQLHQLRGRVGRGRHASSCFLIHAPFSGDAGERLRAMESTPDGFKISEIDAAIRGAGNVLGKEQAGMVSGLKLADPLLDASLMQTARKAAFALAAEDGELRAREHAMIRSCYLRYYHDRSILADIG, from the coding sequence ATGGCCGTATTATCGTCATTGACCACGCTGAAAGGGGTCGGGCCGAAACGGGCGACCATTCTCGAACAGGCAGGCATTGCAACTCCTGAGAATCTGTTCGATTATTTTCCCCGCCGCTATCTCGATCGCCGGACGATCAGGCGTATCGGGGAACTCCGTGCCGGTGAAGCGGTGACGGTGGTGGGAACGGTTCTGCAGGCCCGTCTTGAAGGAACCCAGCCGGGCCGGATGCGCTTCAAGGTCGTTCTTGCCGACGGTACCGGATCGATCGAACTGACCTGGTTCAAGGGAGTCCGGTATTTCGCTTCGAGCGTTGCGCCGGGTGATGCGCTTGCGGTGAACGGAAAGGTTGGAGTTTTCGGACGTCAGATGCAGATGCAGCACCCGGATTTCGAGCATCTCAGCAGAACCTCGGTGCATGAAAACCAGGAGGGGGGTTCTGATTACGAACTGTTTCATACCGGCAGGATCATACCGCTTTATCCTGTCAGTGCGGCCATGAAACAGGGTGGTTTGCATTCTCGCCAGCTGCGCACCATCATTGCCGGAGCTTTCGAGCGGTTTCCTCCGGGACGGGATGAGAATCTCACTCCAGGAATCATCAGGGAGTACGGGCTGCTTCCGCTTGCCGAGGCCTATCGCGAAATGCATTTTCCTTCGTCGCCTGAAAAGCTCGAGGAGGCGAGAACCCGTATGAAATGGACGGAGCTGTTTTACACGCAGCTGCTTTTTGCGCTGAAGCACGCACATCTTGAAAGGAATCATTCCGCGCCCTGTTTTACCCATTCAGGTGAGGTTACCCGGCGGTTTTATGCCGGATTGCCGTTTGCATTGACGGATGCTCAAAAACAGGTGATCAGGGAGATCTATCGCGATCTCAAACGTGCCCGGCCCATGAACCGCTTGCTGCAGGGGGATGTGGGATCGGGCAAAACGATGGTGGCGATGTTTTCCATGGCTCTTGCCGCCGATAACGGACTGCAGTCGGCGTTCATGGCGCCGACGGAAATTCTTGCGGTACAGCACTTTCTTTCGCTGAAACGCTCTCTGCATCCGCTCGGCATCGATGTGGCGCTGCTTGCGGGACGTCAGAGAAAAAAAGAGCGGGAAGCCGCTCTCTCGGGTCTTGCAGACGGTTCGCTCACGGTAGCAGTGGGTACGCATGCCATGATCGAAAAGGGGGTTTCTTTTTCCAGGCTTGGTCTGGTAATTATCGATGAACAGCACCGCTTCGGCGTTCTGCAGCGTAAAGCCCTGCAGGATAAGGCTGCAAGTCCGCATGTGCTGCTCATGACGGCCACGCCGATTCCGAGAACCCTCACCATGGCCGGATTCGGAGATCTCGATGTCTCCGTTATCGATGCGATGCCTGCGGGGAGAGTGCCGATAAGAACGCAGCTTGTTTCGGAACATTCGAAAAACCGGGTTTATGAGCTGCTTCGTCGTGAGGTTGCATCGGGAAGGCAGGCTTATATTGTTTATCCGCTTGTGGAGGAGTCAGAAAAGATCGATCTTCGGGCAGCGGTCGAGAGCTATGGGGAGCTTGCCGCTACGACGCTTGGTGATCTGCGACTTGGCCTCATTCACGGTCAGATGACTCCGGAGGAGAAAGAGTCGGCCATGGATCGGTTCAGAGCCGGGGAAATTGACGTGCTTGTCGGCACAACGGTCATCGAGGTCGGAGTCGATGTGCCCAATGCCACGGTAATGGTGATCGAGCATGCCGAACGGTTCGGGCTTGCGCAGCTTCATCAGTTGAGGGGTCGGGTCGGGCGTGGCCGGCACGCTTCGAGCTGTTTTCTGATTCATGCCCCCTTTTCCGGCGATGCGGGAGAGCGCCTTCGGGCTATGGAGTCGACTCCCGACGGGTTCAAGATTTCGGAAATCGATGCGGCTATTAGAGGGGCCGGCAACGTGCTCGGCAAAGAGCAGGCCGGTATGGTGAGCGGTTTGAAGCTTGCCGATCCGCTTCTTGACGCTTCGCTCATGCAGACGGCCCGCAAGGCAGCGTTTGCGCTTGCCGCAGAGGATGGCGAACTGAGAGCGCGGGAACATGCTATGATCAGAAGCTGTTATTTGCGCTATTATCATGACCGTTCGATACTTGCCGATATCGGGTGA
- the rsgA gene encoding ribosome small subunit-dependent GTPase A, protein MKEKKTNEVYYEGRITGASGAGYMVTTEDGRVFRCRTFPGTQSGNPESSLAAVGDQVEVQVTLSGTDALEGIIMQVQPRSSALIRKRDPRRNRSREKQQVIAANIELLVPVVSAYEPPLTTRLIDRYLVFAESEQLPVLLVVNKMDLDDGGEVRRLMQVYHDLGYRICYVSIYRQSGIDELLEALGGRISAFSGHSGVGKSTIINLLTGVRLKTSRTSWKSGKGVHTTSNATMLPLPAGGYVIDTPGIREFSLADITRENLRFYFREFLEVMPECGFSSCTHTVEPDCAVRKAAGNDVISAGRYESYLALFYALDDER, encoded by the coding sequence ATGAAAGAAAAAAAAACAAATGAAGTATATTATGAAGGCCGGATAACCGGAGCTTCCGGTGCGGGGTATATGGTGACAACAGAAGACGGCAGGGTGTTTCGCTGCAGAACCTTTCCGGGGACACAGAGCGGAAATCCGGAATCTTCGCTCGCAGCCGTCGGCGATCAGGTGGAGGTACAGGTTACCCTGAGCGGGACCGACGCGCTCGAAGGGATTATCATGCAGGTGCAGCCGAGGAGCAGTGCGCTTATCCGTAAAAGAGATCCCCGCCGTAACCGAAGCCGTGAAAAACAGCAGGTGATCGCCGCCAATATCGAACTGCTTGTGCCAGTCGTTTCAGCGTACGAGCCGCCGCTTACGACTCGTCTTATCGACCGCTATCTGGTTTTTGCCGAGTCCGAACAGCTGCCGGTGCTGCTGGTGGTCAACAAAATGGATCTGGATGATGGAGGTGAAGTGCGCAGACTCATGCAGGTCTATCATGATCTCGGTTACCGAATCTGTTATGTCAGTATCTACAGGCAGAGCGGCATCGATGAACTTCTCGAAGCTCTTGGCGGAAGGATTTCGGCATTCAGCGGACACTCGGGAGTAGGGAAGTCCACCATTATCAACCTGCTGACCGGCGTCAGGCTGAAAACCTCCAGAACCAGCTGGAAGAGCGGCAAAGGTGTGCATACGACGAGCAATGCGACCATGCTTCCGCTTCCGGCAGGCGGCTATGTTATCGATACTCCCGGAATCAGGGAGTTCAGTCTGGCTGATATCACAAGGGAGAATCTCAGGTTTTATTTCAGGGAGTTTCTGGAGGTTATGCCGGAGTGCGGTTTTTCGTCGTGCACGCACACCGTTGAACCGGACTGCGCAGTAAGAAAGGCAGCAGGGAATGATGTGATCTCCGCCGGACGGTATGAGAGCTATCTGGCTCTGTTCTACGCTCTCGATGATGAACGTTGA
- a CDS encoding NAD-dependent succinate-semialdehyde dehydrogenase: protein MIVTINPATEGVLAEYPAMSHGDINEAVNAAYLDFTRWRQVSIPERARLMLRVAELLRERKAEYGTLATREMGKPFAQAAAEVEKSAWVCDFYAAHAEGYLEPETVDMDGGKGMVVFEPLGLVLGVMPWNFPYWQVFRFAVPALMAGNGVIVKHAPNVTGCAAAIEQVFRDAGFPENLYRTLHIELQDVDRLTGIVIEHPFVKAVSVTGSTAAGRAVAARAGRALKRSVMELGGNDPYIVLDDADLEKAVTVCAASRLLNSGQSCIAAKRFIVHRSIRSRFEGMLLERMLGAKTGDPFDSATEVGPIARADLRLQVHRQVEESVAQGAVVLCGGVLPEGQGYFYPPTILTGVKKGMAAYGEEIFGPVATIIEAADDDEAVAIANDSEYGLGSAVFSADTLRAAEIASRLETGNCFINAMVKSDPRMPFGGVKQSGYGRELSSYGIKEFTNIRSLFLEA from the coding sequence ATGATCGTAACCATCAATCCGGCTACCGAAGGGGTGTTAGCCGAATATCCGGCAATGTCGCATGGCGACATTAATGAGGCTGTCAACGCGGCTTACCTTGATTTTACCCGGTGGCGCCAGGTTTCGATACCGGAACGTGCGCGGCTCATGCTGCGTGTCGCCGAACTGCTGCGCGAACGGAAAGCAGAGTATGGAACTCTCGCTACCCGTGAAATGGGCAAACCGTTTGCCCAGGCTGCAGCTGAAGTTGAAAAATCCGCCTGGGTGTGCGACTTTTACGCCGCTCATGCCGAAGGGTACCTGGAGCCGGAGACTGTCGACATGGACGGAGGAAAAGGTATGGTGGTGTTCGAGCCGCTCGGTCTTGTGCTCGGGGTGATGCCCTGGAATTTTCCGTACTGGCAGGTTTTTCGTTTTGCCGTGCCGGCGTTGATGGCCGGAAACGGAGTTATTGTCAAGCATGCCCCCAATGTTACCGGCTGTGCCGCAGCAATCGAACAGGTGTTTCGTGATGCAGGCTTCCCCGAGAATCTTTATCGTACGCTGCATATCGAGCTGCAGGATGTCGATCGACTGACCGGTATCGTTATTGAGCATCCCTTTGTAAAAGCCGTTTCGGTGACAGGAAGCACTGCCGCAGGGCGTGCCGTAGCCGCAAGGGCCGGCCGGGCGCTGAAGCGAAGCGTGATGGAGCTTGGCGGCAACGATCCCTATATCGTGCTTGATGACGCCGATCTCGAAAAAGCAGTAACGGTCTGTGCGGCTTCGCGTCTGCTCAACAGCGGCCAGAGCTGCATTGCCGCAAAACGTTTTATTGTGCATCGTTCGATCAGGAGCCGTTTTGAAGGGATGCTTCTGGAGCGGATGCTCGGTGCAAAAACCGGAGATCCCTTCGATTCTGCTACCGAGGTCGGTCCGATAGCCCGTGCCGATCTGCGGCTTCAGGTGCATCGTCAGGTGGAAGAGAGCGTCGCACAGGGAGCGGTAGTACTGTGTGGCGGTGTATTGCCCGAAGGACAGGGGTACTTTTATCCGCCTACCATACTTACCGGGGTAAAAAAGGGGATGGCGGCCTACGGGGAAGAAATTTTCGGACCGGTTGCTACGATCATCGAAGCTGCTGATGACGATGAAGCCGTGGCAATAGCCAACGACAGTGAGTATGGTCTGGGATCAGCTGTCTTTTCCGCGGATACGCTCAGAGCCGCAGAGATCGCTTCAAGACTTGAAACCGGCAACTGTTTTATCAATGCGATGGTGAAATCAGATCCAAGGATGCCTTTCGGAGGAGTCAAGCAGTCCGGTTACGGGCGTGAACTCTCAAGCTACGGCATCAAGGAGTTTACCAACATCAGAAGCCTCTTTCTTGAAGCCTGA
- a CDS encoding coiled-coil domain-containing protein: MSKEVNMELPVTEKKHWKSEHKQAGYTKHVKLIGQNIIHSYVEARHDITLDSMDSELFKTVLEETGLIESPIHCFWDFTHVADVSYIYKKSITALLYNWNPQFRLIVFYNVKESVRIVVESFAAVVPERIVVLITDSYRQALDAVIEYNKGNTPEPDSLSHAETMKKKFLAYLARMSWFDMFDEHIAVPEFNDSYYTFFKAIEAMQADLREKEKEKAMELEQMKQDNEQKITDAVIKLNAQIELNKKQTREYEKEVAELKSRIANQDMELTRVSTAIAEKTTALRNLLDQIYALDIDQDVKRQMTDSCLSLIETETIEKRLNIELTESDSVFLSKLQKKHPNLNQRELRISLLVKLNYDTKEIARSVGISTRGMESIRYRMHKKLGLGKHQSIKTYLSDLAVIF, encoded by the coding sequence ATGAGTAAAGAGGTCAACATGGAACTGCCTGTTACCGAAAAAAAACACTGGAAAAGCGAGCATAAGCAGGCAGGATACACCAAACATGTCAAGTTGATAGGCCAGAACATCATACACAGTTACGTAGAGGCCCGTCATGATATTACGCTGGACAGTATGGATAGTGAACTGTTCAAAACCGTTCTCGAAGAAACCGGCCTTATCGAAAGCCCTATTCACTGCTTCTGGGACTTCACTCACGTCGCTGATGTATCATATATCTACAAAAAATCTATCACGGCATTACTTTACAACTGGAACCCTCAGTTCCGTTTGATTGTTTTTTACAACGTAAAGGAGTCCGTACGTATTGTTGTCGAATCCTTTGCGGCAGTAGTGCCGGAACGTATCGTTGTACTGATTACCGACAGTTATCGACAAGCGCTCGACGCAGTTATTGAATACAATAAAGGCAATACTCCGGAACCTGATTCGCTGAGTCATGCAGAAACGATGAAAAAGAAATTCCTTGCCTATCTGGCAAGGATGTCGTGGTTTGATATGTTCGATGAACATATTGCCGTTCCTGAGTTCAATGATAGTTATTACACGTTTTTTAAAGCAATTGAAGCCATGCAGGCTGACCTTCGTGAAAAAGAAAAAGAAAAAGCAATGGAACTTGAACAAATGAAACAGGACAATGAGCAGAAAATAACCGATGCGGTTATCAAACTGAATGCTCAGATCGAACTCAACAAGAAGCAGACACGGGAATATGAAAAGGAGGTGGCTGAGCTGAAATCGCGAATAGCGAACCAGGATATGGAACTGACCAGAGTCTCTACGGCAATTGCAGAAAAAACAACTGCACTGCGTAATCTTCTTGATCAGATCTATGCCCTCGATATAGATCAGGATGTCAAACGGCAGATGACCGATTCCTGCCTGAGCCTTATCGAAACCGAAACTATTGAAAAACGGCTCAATATCGAACTGACCGAATCGGATTCCGTTTTTCTCTCCAAGCTGCAGAAAAAGCATCCTAACCTGAACCAGCGCGAACTGCGTATCAGTCTGCTGGTCAAACTGAATTACGACACGAAAGAAATTGCCCGCTCGGTGGGAATTTCAACCAGAGGCATGGAGAGCATTCGTTACAGAATGCATAAAAAGCTTGGCCTTGGAAAGCATCAGTCCATCAAAACGTATCTTTCCGATCTGGCTGTCATTTTTTAA
- a CDS encoding helix-turn-helix transcriptional regulator: MKRCPASHLPLREEPEWRAIHNDGGYETIFRLIGSDVIQCEHRSDNGNIVLSGIDSKKFLSILENLNLLHTPIYLLVNLENVTDIGYQYRTDFLNFAFNWGKNITMLVLYNVRDEIRNRLECFSAIAPEKIHMTFANSYKDALDIILKLPEHSSSETGELPEKNGSEQLKTKLLASITRISLLNLLDQPVQTSPAEHEFYDYFMAVEEFRKDMISKRKHDREQKKEIRQEYERRYNKQLSDLQQEIDLHKKQVQSYKNTVTALHSGIALRDEQLLRLNAVHAEKKTITELLCKQLHSIDKNDHFGNLCPDMGDTKPVTEHYDLKLTASEALFLDQLKKNHPFLTGDDVKICLLIRKNYSTKMIARLSATSTRGIESIRYRLHKKLGLQKNQSIKAYLCGF; this comes from the coding sequence ATGAAACGATGCCCGGCATCACATCTCCCGCTAAGGGAAGAACCTGAATGGAGGGCAATCCACAACGACGGTGGATATGAAACCATTTTCAGACTTATCGGCAGCGATGTCATTCAATGTGAACATCGATCCGATAACGGAAACATTGTTCTCTCCGGCATCGATTCAAAAAAATTCCTCTCCATTCTTGAAAATCTGAACCTGCTTCATACGCCGATTTATCTGCTCGTCAATTTAGAAAACGTAACCGACATCGGATACCAATACAGAACCGATTTCCTGAATTTTGCCTTTAACTGGGGAAAAAACATAACGATGCTTGTTTTGTACAATGTACGCGACGAGATTCGAAACCGCCTTGAATGTTTCAGCGCAATAGCACCTGAAAAAATTCATATGACGTTCGCGAACAGCTATAAAGACGCACTTGACATCATCCTGAAGCTGCCCGAACACTCCTCTTCCGAAACAGGGGAACTCCCTGAAAAAAACGGATCGGAACAGTTGAAAACCAAACTGCTCGCCTCCATCACAAGAATTTCACTGCTCAATCTGCTTGATCAACCCGTTCAAACCTCACCTGCAGAACATGAGTTTTATGACTATTTTATGGCCGTAGAGGAATTCCGAAAAGACATGATAAGCAAGCGAAAGCACGATCGTGAACAAAAAAAAGAAATCCGACAGGAATATGAGCGGCGTTATAATAAGCAGCTTTCCGACCTGCAGCAGGAAATTGACCTGCACAAAAAACAGGTACAAAGTTACAAAAACACAGTGACGGCACTCCACTCCGGCATAGCATTACGTGATGAACAACTGTTGCGACTTAATGCCGTCCATGCCGAAAAAAAAACGATAACCGAACTGCTATGCAAGCAACTGCATTCCATTGACAAAAACGACCATTTTGGAAACTTGTGCCCGGATATGGGAGATACAAAGCCGGTCACTGAACACTACGATCTGAAACTGACTGCCAGCGAGGCCCTTTTCCTCGACCAACTGAAAAAAAATCACCCCTTCCTGACCGGCGACGATGTAAAAATCTGTCTGCTGATCAGAAAAAACTACAGCACCAAAATGATTGCCCGCCTCAGTGCCACATCAACCAGAGGCATAGAAAGCATCCGCTACAGGTTGCATAAAAAACTCGGGCTGCAAAAAAATCAATCAATTAAAGCGTATCTCTGCGGTTTTTAA
- a CDS encoding low molecular weight protein-tyrosine-phosphatase has translation MCIRILFICYENICRSPMAAGIFFSHAERHGLGHLFSVESAGTRSYQQGSSPDPRAAAAAFQLGVAISSNCARGIDALDLFDYDWIFVMDNENYEEICLLTGFVEKPKVRLVMSFVPGREEEEIQDPYYGTHREFEQVRDDLFLASDHILRNLVVSCEEGSPDYSRNAIPKVR, from the coding sequence GTGTGTATCAGAATTTTATTTATCTGTTATGAAAACATCTGCCGTTCTCCCATGGCGGCGGGTATATTTTTCAGTCACGCGGAAAGGCATGGGCTTGGCCATTTATTTTCTGTCGAGTCAGCAGGTACCCGTTCTTATCAGCAGGGTTCATCGCCTGATCCTCGAGCTGCAGCGGCAGCATTTCAGCTCGGTGTTGCGATATCGTCGAACTGTGCTCGTGGAATCGATGCACTCGATCTGTTTGATTATGACTGGATTTTTGTGATGGACAACGAGAATTATGAGGAGATCTGCCTGTTGACCGGATTTGTCGAAAAGCCGAAAGTTCGACTCGTGATGTCGTTCGTGCCGGGGCGTGAAGAGGAGGAAATTCAGGATCCCTATTACGGGACGCACAGGGAGTTCGAACAGGTCAGGGATGATCTTTTTCTTGCTTCCGATCATATTCTCCGAAATCTGGTCGTCTCTTGTGAAGAGGGTTCGCCCGATTATTCCCGAAATGCTATTCCGAAGGTGAGGTGA
- a CDS encoding diacylglycerol/lipid kinase family protein, which produces MDTLRYTFIFNPAADKGRAAVREPWLRKMVSGMNDAVIKRTAYSGHAGDIAREACLQSDCLVACGGDGTLHEVVNASFGSDVPVGVIPIGSANDFIKTLKHVGSEVKNMPACFSGQSGTVDLGSVFFNGDKHRYFVNSLGIGFTGRIAGTVRRTTWAKGELGYIHALLSVLIGYTPLKMHIKITSPDSVYEMHEPVFAFSVSNGKIEGGKFRIAPEADPADGLLDVCILKSIPNILFFGYVIKYLRGSQIFDSRVIYCKASSVDVTIPDSEMMHMDGEVFEHIQGKIRISVVPGALRVFS; this is translated from the coding sequence ATGGATACGTTGCGTTATACCTTTATTTTCAATCCGGCTGCCGATAAAGGGCGCGCTGCGGTGCGTGAGCCCTGGCTCAGGAAGATGGTTTCGGGTATGAACGACGCCGTAATAAAACGTACGGCCTATTCGGGGCATGCGGGTGATATCGCTCGGGAGGCTTGTCTGCAGAGCGATTGTCTGGTTGCCTGCGGCGGAGATGGAACACTTCATGAGGTGGTTAATGCCTCATTTGGCAGTGACGTACCTGTAGGAGTCATACCGATTGGCTCGGCTAACGATTTCATCAAAACGTTGAAGCATGTCGGCAGTGAGGTGAAGAACATGCCGGCATGCTTTTCCGGACAGAGCGGAACGGTTGATCTGGGAAGCGTTTTTTTTAACGGGGACAAGCATCGTTATTTTGTGAATTCTCTCGGTATCGGCTTTACCGGAAGAATTGCAGGAACGGTCAGAAGGACAACCTGGGCGAAAGGAGAGCTTGGTTATATCCACGCCCTTTTAAGCGTTCTCATTGGTTATACTCCGTTAAAAATGCATATTAAAATCACTTCTCCGGATTCTGTATATGAAATGCATGAGCCTGTTTTTGCTTTTTCTGTCTCGAACGGAAAGATCGAAGGCGGGAAGTTTCGTATTGCGCCCGAAGCCGATCCCGCAGATGGGCTTCTTGACGTATGTATTCTGAAATCCATTCCGAATATTTTGTTTTTTGGTTATGTCATCAAGTATCTCAGGGGCAGTCAGATTTTTGATTCCAGGGTTATCTACTGCAAGGCAAGTTCTGTTGACGTTACGATCCCGGATTCGGAAATGATGCACATGGACGGAGAGGTTTTTGAGCATATTCAGGGAAAAATCCGGATTTCGGTTGTTCCCGGCGCTCTCAGGGTTTTCTCCTGA